The genomic interval AACTGGTGCGATCCTGAATTACGGAGATCTTGCTTTTGCTCCAAATACAAATAAGGTATTTGTTCAGGATTACGTAAGTAAGTATTATAATTTCGATGAGGCCAATCTGATGAGTAAAACTTTCGCGAAACTTCGTGAGGTTACAGTTGGATTCGAGCTTCCTAAGCAATTACTTGCGGGTACCTTCATTCATAAAGCTTCAGTGTCTTTAGTAGGTCGTAATTTATTATACTTCTATAAAGACAAAAGATTTAAGGATGTGGATTTAGATCAGTATAACGCAGAAACCCCGCTAACTGGCCTACAATCACCTACGGTACGCAGTTATGGATTCAACATCAACGTTACCTTATAATTTCTAATATGAAGCTATCATGATTTTTCAAATCACACAACGAAATGAACATAAAATCATGATCGCTTCATCACCGTTACAAAACAATTATATACAGATGAAAAAGATATTCAAACTTTATTCTTTGCTGCCTCTTTTACTTGTGTTGACCATCTCGGGCTGCAAGAAAGACTTCGAAGAGAAAACGATCAATAATAACAAACCAAATGCAGTACAAGCTTCTTTACTTTTAAATGGAATCTTAACTGGCAAGGGTCTGTTAGAAGGTCCTAATGATTCCAAAGAAACAAATTGTCAGTATTACCTGAACAATTATGATTATTATGGTAATAACCGTTATGATTTCAAATACGGTGATGATTATTATACGGTGTTGAAAAACGTAGTTGAAATGGAAAAACAGGCTGCTAAAGGTGGGTCTGCTGTTAATTCTTATGCAGCGCTTGGTAAGTTCTTCAAGGCTTATCTGTTTACTAAAATGAGTATGGAAATGGGAGATATTCCAATGACCGACGCACTGGCCGGATTAGCAAACCTTACCCCTGCTTATGATACACAGAAAAATGTGATGATACAATCATTAGCGCTATTGGAAAGTGCCAATACAGATTTAACAACTTTAATCGCAGCAAAAGAGAATATACTAGCCGGAGATATCTATTTTAATGGCGATTTACTGAAATGGCAAAAACTTGTAAATACTTTTAGAATCCGTTTGCTGATTCAGCTAAGTAAAAGAGCTGATGATGATACGCAGCTCAATGTAAAAAAACAATTCTCTGATATTGTCAGCAATAAAACCAAGTATCCTGTTATGGAAAGTGCTGCTGATAACATGCAATATATTTATATATCTCCAACAAACTATTATCCGCAGACTCCTGATAACTTTGGACAGAGCGGGTCGAGAAAAAACACTTCTGCTACTTATATCAGCTTGCTAACAAAGTTAAAAGACCCAAGGGTATTTGTAACTGCTGAACCTTCGCGTTATCAGGTGGATTCTCTAAAACTGAGCCCTACAAATTTTGCTTCTTTCATTGGTGCTGATGCAGGACAGGATCTTGGTATCATGTATAACAACGCAGGTTTACAGAAGTATTCATTCTTAAACAGAAAGCGTTATTATTCAACTTACACTGGTGAGCCAAGTATCCAGGTTGGTTATGCGGAGCTGATGTTTAACATTGCTGAGGGAATATACCGCGGATGGGCGGCTGGTGATGCAGAGAGTTATTATACTGCTGGTATCAAAAGTTCTATGGATTCTTATAAGATTCCTACAGGTACAGGAACGTTTACCGCTTATTTCTATCGTCCGGGTTCAACGAACGTTGCTTTGGGTGCTAACTATGATACTTATACTAT from Pedobacter sp. WC2423 carries:
- a CDS encoding SusD/RagB family nutrient-binding outer membrane lipoprotein, encoding MKKIFKLYSLLPLLLVLTISGCKKDFEEKTINNNKPNAVQASLLLNGILTGKGLLEGPNDSKETNCQYYLNNYDYYGNNRYDFKYGDDYYTVLKNVVEMEKQAAKGGSAVNSYAALGKFFKAYLFTKMSMEMGDIPMTDALAGLANLTPAYDTQKNVMIQSLALLESANTDLTTLIAAKENILAGDIYFNGDLLKWQKLVNTFRIRLLIQLSKRADDDTQLNVKKQFSDIVSNKTKYPVMESAADNMQYIYISPTNYYPQTPDNFGQSGSRKNTSATYISLLTKLKDPRVFVTAEPSRYQVDSLKLSPTNFASFIGADAGQDLGIMYNNAGLQKYSFLNRKRYYSTYTGEPSIQVGYAELMFNIAEGIYRGWAAGDAESYYTAGIKSSMDSYKIPTGTGTFTAYFYRPGSTNVALGANYDTYTINVDWNTYYNQPEVKYNTANALQQIVQQKYLALFRHSGLESYFTYRRTGIPAFTTGPGTGNGGRIASRFQYHEYERTANAANYQIAIQNQYKGNDDINGIMYILK